A genomic window from Terrisporobacter glycolicus ATCC 14880 = DSM 1288 includes:
- a CDS encoding DVU_1555 family C-GCAxxG-C-C protein, protein MDELYMEMLELSSKGYYCSQILMKIILDLEGKENPDLIRAMGGLIGGLGFNQRICGALTGGACILGYFTSKGEDEEIEDKNLSIMSNELIEWFENECSDNKGINCGEILDGNFDNKSKICPNLVLNTFEKVVEILNKYGYEL, encoded by the coding sequence ATGGATGAATTATATATGGAAATGCTGGAATTATCGTCTAAGGGATATTATTGTAGTCAGATACTAATGAAGATTATTTTAGATTTAGAAGGAAAAGAAAATCCTGATTTAATTAGAGCCATGGGAGGATTAATAGGAGGTTTAGGTTTTAATCAAAGAATATGTGGAGCCCTTACAGGAGGAGCATGCATCTTAGGATATTTTACTTCAAAGGGTGAAGATGAAGAAATAGAAGATAAAAATCTAAGCATTATGTCAAATGAATTAATAGAGTGGTTTGAAAATGAATGTAGTGATAATAAGGGAATAAACTGTGGGGAAATATTAGATGGAAATTTTGATAATAAATCAAAAATTTGTCCTAATTTAGTATTAAATACATTTGAAAAAGTAGTCGAGATACTTAATAAATATGGTTATGAGTTGTAA
- a CDS encoding DVU_1551 family NTP transferase, whose amino-acid sequence MKISGLIVAAGLSSRMKDFKPLMEIGKKPLIINTINSLKQSGIEDINIVVGYRREDIENCIKNQNVNIIYNNKYESTFMYDSFKLGLDKVKNSCDAIIFLPGDVGFVSKYTIDLLIQEISKKQIKIVYPIYKNTIGHPPIISSECFEYLLNYNGKNGLKGGLDHFERESKEINTPDKFILCDMDYKEDFYKVKKNFENRQYLSYEDCIYLLSYFNVSKSIVNHVIKVKQICEDLSNSINKDKEIINVSLINAASILHDIKRREKNHDDVGADLLHSLGYDKIANIVRSHMKLNEKMECLVNENTILYYGDKLVVEDEFSDLDKRFKEKFNKYKRDKEIQENIMRKYETALKIKSNIISIIGKNEYEKLENKWRGDKNGLFK is encoded by the coding sequence ATGAAGATAAGTGGGTTAATTGTTGCAGCAGGTTTATCTTCTAGAATGAAAGATTTTAAACCTTTAATGGAAATAGGAAAGAAACCACTTATTATAAACACAATTAATAGCTTAAAGCAGAGCGGTATAGAAGATATAAATATTGTTGTAGGTTATAGAAGAGAAGATATAGAAAATTGCATAAAAAATCAAAATGTAAATATAATTTACAACAATAAATATGAAAGTACTTTTATGTATGATTCATTTAAGCTTGGGTTAGATAAAGTAAAAAATAGTTGTGATGCAATTATATTTTTACCTGGAGATGTAGGTTTTGTATCTAAATATACAATAGATTTATTGATTCAAGAAATAAGTAAAAAACAAATTAAAATTGTTTATCCAATATATAAAAATACCATAGGGCACCCACCTATAATAAGTTCTGAATGTTTTGAATATTTATTAAACTATAATGGAAAAAATGGATTAAAAGGTGGATTGGACCATTTTGAAAGAGAATCTAAAGAAATAAATACTCCAGACAAATTTATCTTATGTGATATGGATTATAAAGAAGATTTTTATAAGGTGAAAAAGAATTTTGAAAATAGGCAATATTTATCTTATGAAGATTGTATTTATTTATTATCTTATTTTAATGTATCAAAATCTATAGTTAATCATGTCATAAAGGTAAAACAAATATGTGAAGATTTAAGTAATTCAATCAACAAGGATAAAGAAATTATTAATGTGAGTTTAATTAATGCAGCCTCTATCTTACATGATATAAAAAGAAGAGAAAAAAATCATGATGATGTAGGGGCTGATTTATTACATAGCTTAGGGTATGACAAAATTGCAAATATTGTAAGAAGTCATATGAAACTTAACGAAAAAATGGAATGTTTAGTAAATGAAAATACTATTTTATATTATGGTGATAAATTAGTAGTAGAAGATGAATTTTCAGATTTAGATAAAAGATTTAAAGAAAAATTCAATAAATATAAAAGAGATAAAGAAATTCAAGAAAATATAATGAGAAAATATGAAACGGCTCTTAAGATAAAATCCAACATTATTTCAATAATTGGTAAAAATGAGTATGAAAAATTGGAGAATAAGTGGAGGGGAGACAAGAATGGTTTATTTAAATAA
- the trsM gene encoding DVU_1556 family methyltransferase, with protein sequence MINKRDIFSLGGLNLVNEIIEIYKTNDDVKVLDVGCGSGYSVNYLSEKGFDATGIDFSEEMINLGKERYKDINIKVMDANNFDFSENYFDLILFECSLSVMKNPEQILQSCKKLLKKSGIILLSDFFFRQTNIYDDTYTLNYWNKLFADLNFQTIIFQDKSQEWKNYLGMVLWEYGELSGLLRGNQNNKINNDIFKKETGYFLVILKKRD encoded by the coding sequence ATGATTAATAAAAGAGATATATTTAGCTTAGGTGGCTTAAATCTTGTCAATGAAATAATAGAAATATACAAGACAAATGATGACGTTAAAGTATTAGATGTAGGCTGTGGAAGCGGGTATTCGGTAAACTATTTATCTGAGAAGGGGTTTGATGCAACAGGCATTGACTTCTCTGAAGAAATGATTAATTTAGGTAAGGAAAGATATAAAGATATTAATATAAAAGTAATGGATGCAAACAATTTTGATTTTTCAGAAAATTATTTTGATTTAATCTTATTTGAATGTAGTTTATCAGTTATGAAAAATCCAGAACAAATATTACAAAGTTGTAAAAAGCTTTTGAAAAAAAGTGGAATAATTTTACTAAGTGATTTTTTCTTTAGACAAACAAATATATATGATGATACATATACTCTTAATTATTGGAATAAGTTATTTGCAGATTTAAATTTTCAAACTATCATATTCCAAGATAAATCTCAAGAATGGAAAAATTATCTGGGAATGGTACTTTGGGAATACGGAGAATTATCAGGATTACTTAGAGGGAATCAAAACAATAAGATAAATAATGACATATTTAAAAAAGAAACGGGATACTTTTTAGTAATACTTAAAAAAAGGGATTGA
- a CDS encoding DVU_1557 family redox protein, whose product MKESYDDFYDYSSESMICAKCNMSLERGKVTLEYLGSSFPVELPKCPKCNNVFIDESLVYSKMLRVEKALEDK is encoded by the coding sequence ATGAAAGAAAGTTATGATGATTTTTATGATTACTCAAGTGAGTCCATGATTTGTGCCAAGTGTAATATGTCCCTTGAAAGAGGCAAAGTAACTCTAGAATATTTAGGCAGTAGTTTTCCTGTTGAGCTACCCAAATGTCCTAAATGCAACAATGTATTTATAGACGAAAGTCTAGTATATTCAAAAATGTTAAGAGTTGAAAAGGCTTTAGAGGATAAATGA
- a CDS encoding XdhC family aldehyde oxidoreductase maturation factor yields the protein MNIYEEGLSILRDKKSFVLASIVRSNGSTPRSKGTQMIIREDGSIFSTVGGGKMEASCIEKGVRSIKNKETFIYEFNLDNKDANKSEMVCGGNGEILINYMDCNDDNNLLIMEKATEAIKNHKKGWIVTVLKKDKKEMLFVDDKNNLIGQYSGSQLMRNKLENGIERLSIHSDAIDDEIFIVQKVHNMGKAYIFGAGHVSKETAAILDIIEFETIVLDDRSEFANKERFPNSETIVLDSLEEIDDLGIDEDSYILIITRGHLYDYNVLNWALKTDAYYIGMIGSKSKINMTYEKLKKDGFTEEDFKRVHAPIGIKLDAKTPGEIAVSIAGELINERGTKERRLEK from the coding sequence ATGAACATATATGAAGAAGGTTTAAGCATTTTAAGAGATAAGAAGAGTTTTGTTTTAGCTAGTATAGTAAGAAGCAATGGTTCCACACCTAGGTCAAAAGGAACTCAAATGATAATAAGAGAAGATGGTTCCATATTCTCCACAGTAGGAGGTGGTAAAATGGAAGCGTCTTGTATAGAAAAAGGTGTGAGGTCAATTAAAAATAAGGAAACGTTTATTTATGAGTTTAATTTAGATAATAAAGATGCTAATAAATCAGAAATGGTTTGTGGAGGAAATGGAGAAATTCTTATAAATTATATGGACTGTAACGACGATAATAATTTATTAATTATGGAAAAAGCAACTGAAGCTATAAAAAATCACAAAAAGGGATGGATAGTTACAGTTTTAAAAAAAGATAAAAAAGAAATGTTATTTGTTGATGATAAAAATAATCTTATTGGCCAATATTCAGGAAGTCAATTAATGAGAAATAAATTAGAAAATGGGATTGAAAGATTAAGTATTCACTCAGATGCTATTGATGATGAAATATTTATTGTACAAAAGGTTCATAATATGGGAAAAGCTTACATATTTGGAGCTGGCCATGTATCTAAAGAAACAGCAGCAATTTTAGATATAATAGAATTTGAAACTATAGTTTTAGATGATAGAAGTGAATTTGCAAATAAAGAAAGATTTCCAAACTCTGAAACTATTGTATTAGATAGTTTAGAAGAAATAGATGATTTAGGTATAGATGAAGATAGTTATATTTTAATAATTACACGAGGCCATTTATATGATTACAACGTGCTTAATTGGGCATTAAAAACAGATGCGTATTATATAGGAATGATAGGTAGTAAATCTAAGATTAATATGACTTATGAAAAACTTAAGAAAGATGGTTTTACAGAAGAAGATTTTAAAAGAGTTCATGCTCCAATAGGAATAAAGCTAGATGCAAAAACTCCAGGAGAAATAGCAGTAAGCATAGCAGGTGAGCTTATAAATGAAAGGGGAACAAAAGAAAGAAGATTGGAAAAATGA